Proteins co-encoded in one Diaminobutyricimonas sp. LJ205 genomic window:
- a CDS encoding lipopolysaccharide biosynthesis protein — translation MSAVTGILTARTLGPEDRGTLALAVSVAGLCVLVGAAGTNVSVRRLLPRGAEGVSQRGYERLSLKLLVPLMVILLGALILLAGIIDSEFADPAVAVAFFCFGVSYFLSNQLLDLMNAHGWVSAAARTNALGSIVCMVLVVLATILELGLVAMIYCYAVSVVVQVALAMSAVARTRTPGRTRGGQWALLTNGARLLGLNLGQSLTYRADTILLGALSTPDSVGHYAVATTPAAILRLPANALGQVSMHDVASSAQHVRVTLRRVLILESILIPVAGLGWVAGGWLIPFVYGSEFGTAVDAFRVLLLAELALAPFLVVSRVLAGGGSRLGASVSGTVGAIVLLALCPFLIPPLGASGAAWASVAAYGTMSLASLAFLLSGAHHARNDADRAGRSNRGNSAG, via the coding sequence ACGTTGGCGCTTGCGGTTTCGGTTGCCGGGCTCTGTGTGCTCGTTGGCGCCGCAGGAACAAACGTATCCGTTCGCCGGTTGCTTCCGCGAGGGGCGGAGGGAGTCTCACAGAGAGGGTACGAACGGCTATCGCTGAAGCTGCTCGTCCCTTTAATGGTGATACTCCTCGGCGCGCTAATCCTGCTGGCAGGAATCATTGACTCGGAGTTCGCCGATCCGGCGGTTGCAGTCGCATTTTTCTGCTTCGGGGTGTCGTATTTTTTGTCAAACCAGCTCCTGGATTTGATGAATGCCCACGGTTGGGTTTCTGCAGCGGCACGCACAAACGCGCTCGGATCAATCGTTTGCATGGTGCTTGTCGTATTGGCAACGATTCTTGAGCTTGGGCTTGTCGCGATGATCTACTGCTATGCGGTGTCAGTCGTGGTGCAAGTTGCGCTCGCGATGAGCGCGGTAGCGCGCACAAGAACTCCCGGTCGCACGCGAGGCGGGCAGTGGGCGCTCCTTACTAATGGTGCGAGGCTGCTCGGTCTTAACCTGGGCCAGAGTCTCACATATCGTGCTGACACCATTCTGCTCGGCGCGCTGTCAACACCAGACTCAGTGGGTCATTACGCGGTTGCCACAACGCCGGCTGCCATCCTGCGGTTACCCGCGAACGCGCTCGGTCAAGTGTCGATGCACGACGTTGCAAGCTCAGCGCAACATGTGCGCGTCACTCTACGACGTGTCCTCATTCTTGAGTCAATCCTTATTCCGGTAGCCGGGCTGGGTTGGGTGGCGGGAGGTTGGCTGATTCCTTTCGTGTATGGTTCCGAATTTGGCACCGCCGTTGACGCGTTCCGGGTGTTGCTACTCGCAGAGCTAGCGCTCGCGCCTTTTCTCGTGGTTTCACGCGTCCTAGCGGGAGGTGGAAGCCGCTTGGGTGCGAGCGTTTCTGGCACAGTCGGCGCGATTGTGCTTCTGGCGCTCTGCCCATTTCTCATTCCTCCGTTGGGTGCAAGCGGAGCTGCATGGGCGAGCGTGGCGGCGTACGGAACGATGTCGCTCGCCTCGTTAGCTTTTCTCCTGTCGGGAGCCCATCATGCTCGAAACGATGCAGATAGGGCCGGTAGATCTAACCGAGGAAACTCTGCCGGGTAA
- a CDS encoding DapH/DapD/GlmU-related protein produces MKLTARRVSDKLLEWAFNGVVSRLPNRALGKSRIVMLRAMGAQIGHGVKVSRKVKVLGARYLTIESGSAIAHSVVLDARGQLVIRSGALIGFESVLLTYTHAWPDPTRPVHTQGVSSAPVEIGALSWLGARSFVLPGVTVGDSSVVGAGSVVTKSIPPMKVSAGVPARVVSDRTSRREQTGE; encoded by the coding sequence ATGAAGCTCACAGCTCGACGCGTGTCGGACAAGCTACTGGAATGGGCGTTCAACGGCGTAGTCTCCCGCCTGCCTAATCGCGCTCTCGGAAAATCTCGTATCGTCATGCTTCGGGCCATGGGCGCCCAAATAGGGCACGGCGTGAAAGTAAGCCGCAAGGTGAAGGTACTAGGGGCGCGATACCTCACGATCGAGAGCGGGAGCGCCATAGCGCATTCTGTGGTTCTCGATGCGCGTGGTCAGCTCGTGATCCGGAGTGGAGCCCTGATCGGATTTGAGTCCGTGCTGCTCACCTACACCCATGCATGGCCCGACCCCACTCGTCCCGTACACACGCAAGGCGTTAGCTCCGCGCCCGTCGAGATTGGGGCGCTGAGCTGGTTAGGCGCTCGTTCGTTCGTTCTGCCTGGCGTCACCGTCGGTGACTCTTCTGTGGTGGGCGCTGGCTCTGTCGTAACAAAGTCCATCCCCCCCATGAAGGTAAGCGCTGGAGTACCTGCACGCGTCGTCAGTGATCGCACAAGCCGAAGAGAACAAACAGGCGAGTGA
- a CDS encoding nucleotide sugar dehydrogenase has product MSKVVVVGQGYVGLPVAMRGVGVGHTVVGVDLDLPRVQSLKAGESYVDDVSTETLRSALASGRYLPTSDYADTHDFDVAVITVPTPLRESLPDLSFIESAAASLAVGLRRGATVILESTTYPGTTEELLVPILESGSGLIAGDDFHVGYSPERIDPGNKTWGFKETPKVVSGIDADSLTSVKEFYDSLVDQTVPVSSPKEAELTKLLENTFRHVNIALVNELAIFANQLGVNVWESIDAASTKPFGFMRFTPGPGVGGHCLPVDPSYLSWQVRRKLGQNFRFVELANDVNDHMPDYVVQRLMTMLNTQGRALNGATVFVAGLAYKRDTGDIRESPSLRLIELLHEYGATVRAADSHVEVERWPAGVERIDMTLANVNDADIAVLVTDHSDLNLDVLRDTTTPVLDTKNALGGNAQRL; this is encoded by the coding sequence ATGTCAAAGGTCGTTGTCGTTGGTCAGGGCTATGTCGGCCTACCCGTCGCCATGCGGGGAGTGGGTGTGGGCCACACGGTCGTCGGCGTCGACCTTGACCTCCCCCGAGTTCAGTCCCTCAAAGCAGGCGAATCTTATGTGGACGACGTCTCGACAGAAACGCTTCGGTCCGCACTCGCATCGGGCAGGTACCTTCCAACCTCGGATTATGCAGACACACATGACTTCGATGTAGCGGTAATAACAGTGCCGACTCCACTCCGGGAAAGCCTTCCCGACTTGTCGTTCATTGAAAGCGCAGCGGCATCTCTGGCGGTCGGCCTTCGGCGCGGAGCTACGGTCATTCTTGAATCCACTACGTATCCAGGCACGACCGAGGAACTCCTTGTGCCGATTCTTGAGTCAGGGTCAGGCCTCATCGCAGGCGATGACTTTCACGTTGGTTACAGCCCCGAACGAATCGACCCGGGAAACAAGACCTGGGGGTTCAAGGAGACTCCAAAGGTTGTGTCCGGGATCGACGCTGATTCTTTGACTTCGGTGAAGGAGTTTTACGACAGCCTGGTTGACCAGACAGTGCCGGTGAGCTCCCCGAAGGAAGCTGAACTGACAAAGCTCCTCGAGAACACATTTCGGCACGTAAACATTGCGCTGGTTAATGAGCTCGCCATTTTCGCAAATCAGCTCGGGGTGAATGTCTGGGAGTCCATCGACGCCGCGTCCACTAAGCCGTTTGGGTTCATGCGATTCACTCCCGGCCCAGGGGTTGGCGGACATTGCCTGCCTGTGGATCCGAGTTACTTGTCCTGGCAAGTGCGCCGAAAGCTCGGGCAGAACTTCCGATTTGTCGAACTCGCTAATGATGTCAACGACCACATGCCCGATTACGTTGTCCAACGCCTGATGACGATGCTGAATACGCAGGGGCGAGCGCTCAACGGCGCAACCGTGTTCGTGGCTGGTCTCGCTTACAAACGAGACACGGGAGACATCCGGGAGTCCCCCTCGCTGCGATTGATCGAATTGCTGCACGAGTACGGTGCAACGGTGCGGGCGGCTGACAGCCACGTTGAAGTGGAGCGCTGGCCAGCAGGCGTCGAACGGATCGACATGACGCTCGCAAATGTCAACGACGCTGACATCGCGGTGCTCGTAACCGACCATTCAGACCTCAACTTGGACGTCCTTCGAGACACGACAACACCCGTACTCGACACGAAGAACGCATTGGGCGGCAACGCCCAGCGGCTATAA
- a CDS encoding O-antigen ligase: protein MNRRTGLRVALLASFGSARLASALSTTAIGLGVFAYALHRTIGWPGLIAMLATVSALALVSLAARRDSIDWTGVVPISLLVFLAWAVASVFWSQYQWATVGGVAYLIGFTLLGVYVALVRDTIQIIRSFGDVLRFVLGLSLVLELLSGILLDVPIKFLGIAGHLDQLGPIQGMVGNRNELGLLAVIAGISFVIEWRTRSVRTGVAIGSVLGAGITLALTRSPIAFGTAAVAIAAMFVLYGIRRLPMERRQFWQYATLALVVVGGVIVWLARTPIVNALNAGGELNFRLRLWQQVWSLVPLHSTEGWGWVGQWHPDVPPYLLFDTLSPRPLVSASNAYLDVWFQLGVIGIALFVLLVGLAFVRSWLLASHQRSVIFTWPAVVLAALLTASLAESSILIEFGWLTFVICCVKASQNLSWRNAFKRSLEPEPLFPPKL from the coding sequence ATGAATCGTCGAACCGGTCTGCGCGTCGCCCTTCTGGCGTCCTTCGGTTCCGCGCGGCTGGCTTCCGCTCTCTCCACGACGGCGATCGGCCTCGGTGTCTTCGCGTACGCGCTTCACCGCACCATCGGCTGGCCGGGCCTTATCGCAATGCTCGCCACCGTGAGCGCGCTCGCGCTGGTGAGCCTCGCCGCCCGGCGCGACAGCATCGACTGGACCGGGGTGGTGCCGATCTCACTGCTCGTGTTCCTCGCGTGGGCCGTGGCATCCGTGTTCTGGAGTCAATACCAGTGGGCCACCGTGGGAGGCGTCGCCTACCTGATCGGCTTCACCTTGCTAGGCGTGTACGTGGCGCTGGTGCGGGACACCATCCAGATCATCCGCTCGTTCGGCGATGTGCTGCGCTTCGTGCTCGGCCTCTCCTTAGTGCTGGAGCTGCTGTCCGGCATCCTCCTCGACGTCCCGATCAAATTCCTGGGCATCGCCGGGCACCTGGATCAGCTCGGCCCGATCCAGGGCATGGTCGGTAACCGCAACGAACTCGGTCTGCTCGCCGTCATCGCCGGGATCAGTTTCGTGATCGAATGGCGCACCCGATCCGTGCGCACCGGCGTTGCTATTGGTTCCGTGCTAGGAGCGGGAATCACGCTTGCCCTTACCCGGTCGCCCATCGCATTTGGCACCGCCGCTGTCGCCATCGCCGCCATGTTCGTGCTGTATGGCATTCGTCGATTGCCCATGGAACGGCGGCAGTTCTGGCAGTACGCGACGCTCGCCCTGGTTGTCGTCGGTGGGGTCATCGTATGGCTGGCGCGCACGCCGATAGTCAATGCACTCAACGCCGGCGGCGAACTCAATTTCCGGCTGCGGCTGTGGCAGCAGGTCTGGTCACTAGTTCCGCTTCACTCCACGGAGGGTTGGGGCTGGGTCGGGCAGTGGCATCCGGATGTCCCGCCCTACCTGTTGTTCGACACCCTCAGCCCGCGCCCCCTGGTCTCGGCCTCGAACGCCTACCTCGATGTGTGGTTCCAGCTCGGCGTGATCGGGATCGCTCTGTTCGTACTTTTGGTCGGTCTCGCGTTCGTCCGCTCCTGGTTGCTCGCCTCGCACCAGCGCAGCGTCATCTTCACCTGGCCGGCTGTCGTGCTCGCCGCACTGCTAACCGCGTCGCTGGCGGAGAGCAGCATCCTGATTGAATTCGGCTGGCTCACGTTCGTTATCTGCTGCGTCAAGGCGTCACAGAACCTGAGTTGGCGGAACGCGTTTAAGCGTTCGTTGGAGCCGGAACCGCTGTTTCCCCCGAAACTCTGA
- a CDS encoding VanZ family protein — translation MRRNPVLARILLVPYLIAVAWIVFAPADDASRVTGVVAWAADFVATLGIPRMPGYVVLEFLANIALFIPFGVLVRLATTRLLWWAVALLGFATSVTIELVQLSLPSRFSTVSDVVANTAGTAIGWVLVSILSRESRDLTTRTADLIDR, via the coding sequence ATGAGGCGTAATCCTGTGTTGGCCCGGATTCTGCTCGTGCCGTACTTGATCGCGGTCGCGTGGATCGTGTTCGCACCGGCCGACGACGCCAGCCGGGTCACCGGCGTTGTCGCCTGGGCCGCCGACTTTGTCGCCACTCTGGGCATCCCTCGGATGCCTGGCTACGTCGTACTCGAGTTCCTCGCCAACATCGCATTGTTTATCCCGTTCGGCGTGCTCGTCCGTCTGGCGACGACACGCCTGCTCTGGTGGGCGGTCGCACTGCTCGGATTCGCGACGAGTGTCACCATCGAACTGGTCCAGTTAAGTTTGCCAAGCCGGTTCAGCACCGTGTCGGACGTCGTCGCGAACACCGCCGGGACTGCCATCGGCTGGGTTCTCGTCTCGATTCTAAGTAGAGAGTCGCGCGATCTAACGACGCGGACGGCGGACCTCATCGACCGGTAG
- a CDS encoding right-handed parallel beta-helix repeat-containing protein — protein MFGRSDAEGGWTRRMVLSGSVAGLIGVPLSSIPRELSAANSAVLLNSQKYVRNRDLVIDAVAEGADNSGATDARLAILAAIGLVPTAGAVVRLRKGSYKLSSRLILNKPGIVLEGEGPATILLPDVAAFQVGADNITIRNMTVRGGVAGTQGAFQSLTSGAFKHWHFENVIFENLAVTLRRIGAIQSTGAAFTSGAGFDSHVTFENCAFSGFKGDGMLNIGGVDHVTINNSWFHDSGVDFNRGDMLKLSSGTQYWNVTHNRFERGTRDAIDCYDGHRGLIEGNTIVDMGVHGVEMKVASNSAPNPADRNLVLGNHIVNIGIRSSCPGIQCATSNAIIANNLLEGGGGMETGIRIGKVTDGSANTHDNIVMGNRVIGANGYGIAALGCDGIVIQGNVVTGSGSSGFHVSPSKNTFIAGSAAMNVSRSNGVADVWT, from the coding sequence ATGTTTGGACGCTCCGACGCGGAAGGCGGATGGACTCGGCGGATGGTCTTGAGCGGGTCCGTCGCGGGCCTGATCGGCGTCCCCCTCAGCTCAATCCCTCGCGAACTATCCGCCGCTAACTCTGCGGTGCTGCTGAACTCTCAGAAGTACGTTCGCAACCGGGACCTGGTCATTGACGCAGTCGCTGAGGGCGCTGACAACAGTGGTGCGACCGACGCGCGTCTCGCGATTCTGGCGGCGATTGGGCTCGTGCCGACTGCGGGCGCGGTCGTTCGCCTGCGGAAGGGATCTTACAAACTCAGCTCCAGGCTCATCCTCAACAAACCGGGGATTGTGCTCGAAGGTGAGGGTCCGGCGACCATCCTGTTGCCTGACGTGGCAGCGTTTCAAGTGGGGGCGGACAACATCACCATCCGTAATATGACCGTCCGCGGTGGCGTTGCTGGGACTCAAGGTGCCTTCCAGTCTCTTACCTCCGGGGCATTCAAGCATTGGCATTTCGAGAACGTGATTTTTGAGAATCTTGCCGTCACCTTGCGGCGCATTGGTGCGATTCAAAGCACAGGCGCAGCGTTCACTTCGGGCGCGGGGTTCGATTCTCACGTCACCTTCGAGAACTGTGCGTTCTCCGGCTTCAAGGGCGACGGCATGCTCAACATCGGCGGCGTAGACCACGTCACCATCAACAATTCCTGGTTCCACGACTCGGGGGTGGATTTCAATCGAGGCGACATGCTGAAGCTCTCATCCGGGACGCAGTACTGGAACGTGACGCATAACCGGTTCGAGCGCGGCACCCGCGACGCTATTGACTGTTATGACGGCCACCGAGGCCTGATCGAGGGAAACACGATCGTTGATATGGGCGTGCACGGCGTCGAGATGAAGGTGGCCTCGAACTCCGCCCCCAACCCCGCCGACCGTAATCTCGTTCTCGGAAACCACATAGTCAACATCGGAATTCGGTCATCCTGCCCCGGGATCCAGTGCGCCACTTCTAATGCAATCATCGCTAACAACCTGCTCGAAGGGGGTGGCGGTATGGAGACCGGCATCCGCATCGGGAAGGTGACCGACGGTTCCGCGAACACTCACGACAACATCGTGATGGGCAACCGGGTGATCGGCGCCAATGGGTACGGTATCGCCGCTCTGGGCTGTGACGGCATCGTCATCCAAGGAAACGTTGTCACCGGGAGCGGTAGTTCAGGGTTTCATGTCAGCCCCTCGAAGAACACATTCATCGCCGGGAGCGCCGCGATGAACGTATCCCGTTCCAACGGCGTGGCGGATGTATGGACTTAG
- a CDS encoding class I SAM-dependent methyltransferase: protein MQEGTSKRFWNAAARENAAWYIATGFQVESPEFFASGQREVDHFLDLAGVALGASDTVVEIGCGAGRMTRRLSELAGSVIATDVSGEMLQRAAANLADHDNVGFIELSGDGDLPLPDESATAVFSYITMQHVPTAAAQEAYFASALRVLAPGGWALIQFRRSGVLPRLLDWVGHVWHLFKGRRTLDRAWRGARVQESVLLGYAASDLTVQILHLGRRHIWALAKRS, encoded by the coding sequence ATGCAAGAGGGCACCTCCAAGCGGTTCTGGAACGCCGCCGCGCGCGAGAACGCGGCCTGGTATATCGCCACGGGGTTTCAGGTCGAGAGCCCGGAGTTCTTCGCATCCGGCCAGCGTGAGGTGGACCACTTCCTCGATCTCGCCGGAGTCGCACTCGGCGCGTCCGACACCGTGGTCGAAATCGGCTGCGGCGCGGGACGGATGACGCGGCGTCTGTCCGAGCTCGCCGGCAGCGTGATCGCCACCGATGTCAGCGGCGAAATGCTGCAGCGGGCGGCGGCCAACCTGGCCGACCACGACAACGTCGGCTTCATCGAGCTCAGCGGCGACGGAGACCTGCCGCTGCCTGACGAATCCGCGACGGCCGTGTTCAGCTACATCACCATGCAGCACGTGCCGACCGCCGCGGCGCAGGAGGCCTACTTCGCGTCGGCGCTGCGGGTGCTCGCGCCTGGCGGGTGGGCGCTGATCCAGTTCCGCCGGTCGGGGGTGCTGCCGCGACTGCTCGACTGGGTTGGGCACGTGTGGCATCTGTTCAAAGGGCGGCGGACGCTCGACCGCGCCTGGCGTGGAGCACGGGTGCAGGAATCAGTACTGCTCGGTTACGCGGCATCCGACCTGACCGTGCAGATCCTTCACCTTGGACGACGGCACATCTGGGCGCTCGCGAAGCGCAGCTAG
- a CDS encoding type II toxin-antitoxin system death-on-curing family toxin produces MIVYLSTDDLAAIIERVTGKPYDEEVNDIGLLAGAVARPRAALEDVEAYDSLPLKAAALFESLARNKPLVDGNLKAAWVAVNVFLELNHRRTTFTENEAFILVHEVAHGHIGLTDTAARIESRLEAF; encoded by the coding sequence ATGATCGTCTACTTGAGCACCGACGACCTCGCCGCGATCATCGAGCGCGTCACCGGCAAGCCGTACGACGAGGAGGTGAACGACATCGGCCTGCTCGCCGGGGCGGTCGCCCGCCCGCGGGCCGCGTTAGAAGATGTCGAGGCGTATGACTCCCTTCCGTTGAAGGCGGCCGCCCTGTTCGAGTCCCTCGCCCGCAACAAGCCGCTGGTCGACGGCAATTTGAAGGCGGCGTGGGTGGCCGTGAATGTGTTCCTCGAACTGAACCACCGACGGACGACATTCACGGAGAACGAGGCATTCATCCTCGTGCATGAAGTAGCGCACGGACATATTGGCCTCACGGACACGGCCGCGCGGATAGAGTCGCGGCTCGAGGCGTTCTAG
- a CDS encoding toxin-antitoxin system HicB family antitoxin gives MAFTLRLNPTQERALDRLAKHHGVSKNEAVRRAIMLAANHGASHPRLVKAATQRVLERDAQLLERLGDG, from the coding sequence ATGGCCTTTACCCTGCGGCTTAACCCGACCCAGGAGCGCGCACTCGACCGGCTCGCTAAGCATCACGGTGTGAGCAAGAACGAGGCAGTCCGGCGAGCGATCATGCTCGCGGCGAATCATGGCGCCAGTCATCCGAGGCTCGTCAAGGCGGCGACTCAGCGTGTGCTCGAACGCGACGCCCAGCTGCTTGAGCGGTTGGGCGACGGATGA